One genomic segment of Paenibacillus durus includes these proteins:
- a CDS encoding mannose-1-phosphate guanylyltransferase, with product MDKYAVIMAGGAGLRLWPLSREHKPKQFISVKGTSSMLEQTLERITELIPPDKCYVITNKNYAEITREVLKDIIPPQNIILEPLRKNTGACISYAALLLERRFQDGTVCFIPADSYVNNKHEYLKAIHQAYRETINSSDLTIIGVNPTYPATGYGYIKIDPSEHTDPKPQVSQVQQFKEKPDIATARTYVESGQYLWNSGMVAGNLQAFKSGIQQNMPEHFNILSAALNQIDSPGFDSVIEEAFDQLPDISFDNGVLENSSSLTAIKGYFDWDDIGSLDALGKLMGYDDSGNSVSGSYVGMDTQDSIIFTSDILVTSIGLSNMMIIKTQDVLLVCPKERAQDVKAFVQLLKRTGYGERT from the coding sequence ATGGATAAATATGCGGTTATCATGGCCGGCGGCGCCGGACTGCGGCTGTGGCCCCTATCCAGGGAACACAAGCCCAAGCAGTTTATCAGCGTTAAAGGAACGAGCAGCATGCTTGAGCAGACCCTTGAGCGCATTACCGAGCTGATACCGCCGGACAAATGTTATGTCATTACTAATAAAAATTATGCGGAGATTACGAGGGAAGTGCTTAAGGACATTATTCCCCCGCAAAATATTATACTCGAGCCTCTTCGTAAAAATACCGGGGCCTGCATATCTTATGCGGCCTTATTGCTGGAACGCCGATTTCAAGACGGCACGGTCTGTTTCATTCCGGCTGACAGCTATGTCAACAATAAGCATGAGTACCTTAAAGCGATCCACCAAGCTTATAGGGAGACCATTAACAGCTCCGATTTGACCATTATCGGCGTAAATCCGACATATCCGGCCACCGGCTACGGTTATATCAAAATTGATCCAAGCGAGCATACCGATCCCAAACCCCAGGTATCCCAGGTTCAGCAGTTCAAAGAGAAACCCGACATCGCCACTGCCCGCACCTACGTGGAATCCGGACAGTATCTGTGGAACAGCGGTATGGTCGCAGGCAATCTGCAGGCCTTCAAGAGCGGAATTCAGCAGAATATGCCGGAACACTTCAATATTCTGTCAGCAGCGCTTAACCAGATCGACTCCCCCGGATTTGATTCAGTGATAGAGGAGGCTTTTGACCAACTGCCCGATATCTCTTTCGATAACGGAGTGCTGGAGAACAGCAGCAGCCTTACAGCCATTAAGGGCTACTTCGACTGGGATGATATCGGCAGCCTGGACGCGCTGGGAAAATTGATGGGCTACGACGACAGCGGTAATTCCGTCAGCGGCAGTTATGTCGGAATGGATACTCAAGATTCGATCATTTTCACCAGCGATATACTGGTCACTTCCATCGGTCTCTCGAATATGATGATTATTAAGACGCAAGATGTATTACTGGTCTGTCCCAAAGAGAGGGCTCAGGATGTCAAAGCGTTCGTCCAATTGTTGAAACGTACCGGATACGGGGAGCGGACATAA